A window of the Trichoderma asperellum chromosome 4, complete sequence genome harbors these coding sequences:
- a CDS encoding uncharacterized protein (EggNog:ENOG41~TransMembrane:1 (i12-29o)) produces the protein MFSPNARRPRVRILLLIILASVTSYYLLFSGPSPRFNIVPYLPDQRVTQGTQPSTPASQAPLGDDKASADIDDGSIQNGKPSTDEKQHGDQSPKEEEKQPLEPEKEKEEKPLNMDIETYNKELEMLESWDLNIEDLRQWKDPDDKEDPNDVAPGYETDGKDRDSGTISRLQHEKDMRKMWRYAYKTTANLETSNKIYGNTLSTLDYKENRTEALEKKLREDPAATVGFSVDKPIRFNPYPDYNSDTWKAAKHASYVPCKGPSGEIVEDLLVFKGRPHNFPEPKFGSYSLLNMDPNLCWERDTRLGPYGLLQQTKKVGGEVEVIDWDNVNWGDLVQRCVQSNAARFDLSKERENEYLSVYPEIAESLAPKKDDNKDGKASKATDSQKDKEPSGDFPNLDDKTLKIKGRSPADSDTKKDSSEVVKEKRSAVLLRSYTGKLYTENDKETIRAMISELSLKTGGEFEIFLLVQVKDKDITHLDDPEVYRGVLQKHIPVEFHGITILWNDRQVWDIYTKLTDDNERSVHTAQWLSVQKFSIDHPEFDYIWNWEMDFRVTGHHYDMVDNLAKFSAKQPRRGSWERNERWYIPEYHGDYDTTFRKEVEETYGGSTVWGAPDLPFITPVGPKPPVKSPEEDNYTWGVDEEADFITLGPIFDPVNSNWIIRDNVWGYSDKTHRARDLPRRTTIVTHSRLSKRLLDIMHVENLRGNHVASEMTPQTVALLHGLKAVYAPHPIFTDRDWNGKFLNQWFNPGPKGESGGYGSPMGWGRERRYQGNSWYYRAEPPNRMYNNWMGWIDTGIGGQEWEQQHGRPCLPSILLHPVKDTKATKEGHKTGFELFYG, from the exons ATGTTCAGCCCCAATGCGCGCCGACCGCGGGTGAGAATACTGCTGCTCATTATTCTCGCCTCTGTCACGTCATACTATTTGCTTTTCAGCGGCCCAAGCCCGCGTTTTAATATTGTTCCCTACCTGCCCGACCAGCGCGTCACGCAGGGCACCCAACCCAGTACCCCAGCTTCTCAAGCGCCGCTGGGTGACGACAAGGCCAGCGCGGACATTGATGATGGCTCGATTCAGAATGGTAAACCGTCGACAGACGAGAAGCAGCATGGAGACCAGAGtccaaaggaagaagagaaacagcCTCTAGAGCccgaaaaggaaaaagaagagaagcctcTCAACATGGATATCGAGACTTATAACAAGGAGCTGGAAATGCTCGAGTCTTGGGATTTGAACATCGAAGATTTGAGACAGTGGAAAGATCCCGACGATAAGGAAGACCCTAACGACGTCGCCCCAGGCTATGAAACCGACGGAAAGGATAGAGACTCTGGTACTATCAGCAGACTGCAGCATGAGAAAGACATGAGGAAAATGTGGAGATATGCGTACAAAACCACTGCAAA CCTCGAAACATCCAACAAGATCTACGGCAACACGCTCTCAACTCTTGATTACAAGGAGAACCGCACAGAAGCGCTGGAAAAGAAGCTTAGGGAAGACCCCGCTGCCACCGTTGGTTTCAGCGTTGATAAGCCCATTCGATTTAATCCCTACCCAGACTACAATAGTGACACGTGGAAGGCGGCGAAGCACGCTTCTTATGTGCCTTGCAAGGGTCCGTCTGGAGAGATTGTCGAAGACTTGCTGGTTTTCAAAGGACGTCCCCATAATTTCCCCGAGCCCAAATTTGGAAGCTACTCTCTGCTTAATATGGACCCCAACTTGTGCTGGGAGCGAGATACGCGCTTAGGCCCTTATGGTTTGCTCCAGCAAACCAAGAAGGTTGGCGGTGAAGTCGAGGTTATCGATTGGGATAATGTCAACTGGGGTGATCTGGTACAGCGGTGTGTCCAGTCAAACGCCGCAAGATTCGATCTCAgcaaggaaagggaaaatgaGTATCTAAGCGTCTACCCGGAAATTGCCGAATCTCTAGCTCCTAAGAAAGACGACAATAAGGACGGAAAAGCGAGCAAGGCCACTGACAGCCAGAAGGATAAAGAACCGTCGGGCGATTTCCCCAACTTGGACGACAAGACGCTCAAGATTAAGGGACGATCGCCAGCTGATTCAGACACGAAGAAGGATAGCTCTGAGGTTGTCAAAGAGAAACGCTCTGCGGTTTTGCTACGCTCATATACGGGTAAACTCTACACTGAGAATGACAAAGAGACAATTCGCGCCATGATAAGCGAGCTTTCTCTCAAGACCGGTGGCGAATTCGAGATATTTTTGCTTGTTCaggtcaaggacaaggacatAACCCACCTCGACGACCCGGAAGTATACCGAGGCGTTTTGCAGAAGCACATTCCTGTCGAGTTCCATGGCATCACCATTTTGTGGAATGACCGGCAGGTTTGGGATATTTACACCAAACTCACGGACGATAACGAGCGCAGCGTTCATACTGCACAGTGGCTCAGCGTCCAGAAATTCAGCATTGATCATCCCGAATTCGATTATATTTGGAATTGGGAAATGGATTTCCGGGTCACTGGCCATCACTATGACATGGTTGATAATCTGGCCAAGTTCTCTGCGAAGCAACCGCGTCGAGGTTCCTGGGAGAGGAATGAGCGGTGGTATATTCCTGAATACCACGGCGACTATGATACGACGTTCCGAAAGGAAGTAGAGGAAACTTATGGCGGATCCACCGTCTGGGGTGCCCCTGACTTGCCTTTTATCACACCCGTGGGCCCCAAGCCTCCTGTGAAGTCACCAGAGGAAGATAACTATACATGGGGCGTTGATGAAGAGGCGGATTTCATCACTCTCGGTCCGATCTTCGACCCTGTGAACAGCAACTGGATTATTCGCGATAATGTTTGGGGATATTCAGACAAAACTCACAGGGCCCGCGATCTCCCTCGTCGTACCACGATTGTCACCCACTCTCGTCTGTCGAAGCGTCTCTTAGATATCATGCATGTCGAGAACTTGCGCGGAAACCACGTTGCCTCCGAAATGACACCTCAGACCGTTGCCTTGCTCCATGGTCTCAAGGCGGTTTATGCCCCGCATCCCATCTTTACGGATCGCGACTGGAACGGTAAATTCCTCAACCAATGGTTCAATCCTGGCCCCAAGGGAGAATCTGGTGGATATGGAAGCCCCATGGGCTGGGGCAGAGAGCGACGATACCAGGGCAATTCCTGGTACTACCGAGCAGAGCCGCCAAACCGAATGTACAACAACTGGATGGGCTGGATTGATACAGGCATTGGTGGCCAGGAATGGGAGCAGCAACACGGACGACCGTGCCTACCATCCATCTTGCTCCATCCTGTCAAAGATACAAAGGCTACAAAGGAAGGTCATAAGACTGGCTTTGAACTGTTTTACGGTTAA
- a CDS encoding uncharacterized protein (EggNog:ENOG41): MQGLRESAFLPTIKCSSCGLQVEISLMGEHVCSGPAVELSPPPDSNDKFDDPLPRPLQTDKLGRMPSPVDIGAANKAYMVPAPLTPVSQYGGSRSVSPMTPNRPSFADQARDFFSFGGAKIEEPTKIPEKPQQPDINGHRSSKSMATPAPTKPLGFMERMNTITPGPFDTNQRPSTSHGAFPTRKESVTKFDAVLLEEPGRIPERPGTSHSNLSTGSGNNIPSTPKQPRKNGYEGFGAPSGRQLDPNAMAPPMRAETFPRPSPGVGETPRRPSYASPMSHNRMPSMGAADAERRPSLGPDTSRRPPPRKSLIPQHLPTESLNLAAEFGSSNPYHTASDSSSSGYSTFSNQSQTTSQTSPARSQPRNSIPDALRVRAMPGGLQTAAEKPRPADLRLDPAADIPLPARSPVPRSPYLIPEGEEERYDPAIQPGIGQPAFKPYRAFSPAPEPKSEPEPEPELDLGPRNESSPRQSPRQTLPAQTPPRHFTPRQSTPRQSTPLQPSSRRSIPMQPSPRQSTPVQPSPRQSTPRQSPPRESSLRQSQSAPKESPRKSSRDLKGSKDLKLPSRGDCKACGEPITGKSVSSADGRLTGRYHKACFVCTTCSNPFTSAEFYVLDDKPYCEQHYHKLNGSLCGSCGVGIEGQFVEDESRVKHHVGCFCCLDCGVPLSDGYFEVDGKAYCERDAVRRTRPPPPAPYPRGPGRGGYGGPGPRPYGGPPGPPGRMGPGGPGPRPGYGPPGLPRGPGPYGGPPPGRLGPGMGPGMGPGMRPGMGPGMGPGLGPLPKMNKRMTRLGMM; this comes from the exons ATGCAGGGACTGAGAGAGTCGGCTTTCCTGCCGACGATCAAATGTTCGTCATGCGGCTTGCAGGTCGAGATCTCCCTGATGGGAGAGCACGTGTGTTCTGGGCCGGCCGTCGAAT TATCACCACCTCCCGATAGCAACGATAAGTTTGACGATCCGCTCCCCAGGCCGCTGCAGACAGACAAGCTAGGCCGTATGCCTAGTCCGGTTGACATAGGCGCAGCAA ATAAAGCGTACATGGTACCGGCACCGTTGACGCCGGTGAGCCAATACGGGGGATCGCGCAGCGTTTCTCCAATGACGCCAAACAGACCATCCTTTGCTGATCAAGCGAGAGACTTCTTCTCATTTGGCGGCGCCAAAATAGAGGAACCAACAAAGATACCCGAAAAGCCCCAGCAACCTGACATCAATGGGCACCGCAGCTCAAAAAGCATGGCTACCCCTGCCCCCACAAAGCCTCTTGGGTTCATGGAGCGTATGAATACCATTACCCCAGGCCCCTTTGACACTAACCAACGACCGTCAACTTCACATGGTGCCTTTCCAACAAGAAAGGAATCAGTAACCAAATTCGACGCCGTTTTGCTGGAAGAGCCTGGGCGAATCCCTGAGCGACCTGGCACAAGTCATTCCAACTTGTCCACAGGAAGCGGTAATAATATTCCGTCAACTCCGAAGCAGCCCCGGAAGAATGGATACGAAGGATTCGGGGCGCCGTCTGGGCGCCAGCTGGATCCCAACGCCATGGCGCCCCCGATGAGAGCTGAAACCTTTCCTAGGCCCTCACCAGGTGTAGGAGAAACCCCACGACGACCATCTTATGCGAGCCCAATGTCTCACAACCGAATGCCTTCCATGGGAGCTGCAGATGCAGAGCGACGGCCATCTTTGGGGCCTGATACATCGAGGCGCCCGCCACCACGTAAAAGCCTTATTCCTCAACATTTACCTACGGAGTCCCTCAACCTGGCCGCTGAATTCGGCTCCAGCAACCCCTATCATACGGCGTCTGATTCCTCATCCTCGGGGTATTCAACCTTTAGCAACCAGAGCCAAACCACCTCACAGACGAGCCCGGCAAGATCACAGCCACGTAACAGCATCCCCGACGCGCTTAGAGTAAGGGCTATGCCTGGTGGACTACAGACGGCCGCAGAGAAGCCGCGGCCTGCAGATCTTCGACTCGACCCAGCAGCTGATATTCCGCTTCCTGCTCGGTCTCCGGTACCGCGATCGCCATACCTCATACccgagggagaagaagagcgttATGACCCAGCTATCCAACCTGGCATTGGTCAACCAGCGTTTAAGCCATACAGGGCGTTTAGCCCAGCCCCGGAACCAAAGTCTGAGCCTGAGCCCGAGCCCGAGCTAGACTTGGGACCTAGAAACGAAAGCTCTCCGAGGCAGTCTCCAAGGCAAACTCTTCCTGCACAGACTCCTCCTAGACATTTTACTCCTAGACAGTCTACCCCAAGACAGTCTACTCCACTACAGCCCTCTTCTAGACGGTCAATTCCCATGCAACCCTCTCCCAGGCAGTCAACTCCAGTGCAGCCCTCTCCGAGGCAGTCAACTCCTCGACAATCACCTCCGAGAGAATCATCTTTGAGACAATCTCAATCTGCACCGAAAGAATCTCCTCGCAAGTCATCTAGAGACCTCAAAGGATCAAAGGACCTCAAGCTTCCGTCCCGAGGCGACTGCAAGGCTTGTGGAGAGCCCATTACCGGAAAAAGTGTTTCGTCCGCCGATGGGAGATTGACTGGAAGATACCACAAGGCTTGCTTTGTCTGCACCACTTGCTCGAACCCATTTACTTCTGCCGAGTTTTACGTTTTGGATGATAAGCCTTACTGCGAGCAGCACTACCACAAGCTGAATGGCAGCTTGTGTGGAAGCTGTGGGGTCGGTATCGAAGGGCAATTTGTTGAAGATGAGTCTCGTGTCAAGCATCACGTAGgatgcttctgctgccttgATTGCGGCGTGCCGCTTTCTGACGGCTACTTTGAAGTCGATGGCAAGGCCTATTGCGAGCGAGATGCCGTGAGAAGGACACGGCCGCCACCGCCTGCTCCTTACCCCCGAGGTCCAGGCAGAGGCGGATACGGAGGTCCGGGTCCACGACCTTACGGCGGACCACCTGGACCACCTGGTCGAATGGGCCCAGGAGGACCGGGACCTCGACCGGGCTACGGTCCTCCTGGCCTGCCGAGAGGACCAGGACCGTATGGTGGGCCCCCACCAGGCCGACTCGGACCCGGCATGGGACCCGGCATGGGACCCGGCATGAGGCCTGGCATGGGACCAGGCATGGGACCCGGTTTGGGCCCACTACCCAAGATGAACAAGAGGATGACGCGCCTGGGCATGATGTAA